The Juglans microcarpa x Juglans regia isolate MS1-56 chromosome 2D, Jm3101_v1.0, whole genome shotgun sequence DNA window CCACGAGCCACCaccaaatagaaaaaaacatcattttctttctctatgttttttccttttttttcccaaaaaaagtacaataaagAACAAATTTAGGTACATGTTTTTGCTTCAAACGAATAACAACAAAGTGAACAAAGACGACTTCACTTCCTTCAAAACCCTCTCCTCCCTTCACTCCCTTCAAAAGGGGAAAAACAAAAGTGTATTATTAGAGACATGAGAATGTTCCAAAAGCATTATCCTTATCACCCCCCCATTAATACATATATCTTGTGCACCATCCTAACCCGACCCATCCCATCCGGGTTATATCGTGGAATTCCATCATAGCAATTCAGTTGGACGGCTGCCATGCCGAGGCTGTGAGCAATGACAGATCCTTCCAACCTAACTTCAAGCAACCATTATCCTCCACTAATGTATAACCCTTCCAAGGGAACATCCCAAGCAACAAGCTAGCTTGGGCCGCCGGGTTGCCCCCCAGTGATATGGGCTGGAATCCGACCCGCCTTAACTCCTCTCCCCACCTCTCCACCTTCTCCTCTCCGGTCCTCTTCGGCCCACCAACGGCCATGATGTTCCTAATCTCGCACCCAAACAATTGCTGCTCCACCATATGCCTCTCTAGGTTATCCTCACCCAATCCATCCCCAAGGGCGTCGAACAACGCGCTGTAGTAATGCAAAGCCTCCACGAACCTGGCTAAAAAGCCTCCCCCGTGGCTCAGATCCTGTTCGACGATTGTGATCAGTTTGGGTCTCAACAAAGCCAACACTTTCAACGTCCCCAAATCGCTCCCCGTTATATCGTACAGACAATGCTGCATCCAGTGCACCACTATGGCCTCGTTCGGCCTCACCCCGAGTTGACTCAGATCTTTTACATTCCCGATTTTACCTTCGAACGGGTGGAACTCGAACGGAAGCCCCAGCGAACTCGCGAAGTCCCCGAGTCTCTTACCGGTCGACTCCAGCAAATCAGAGGAGGATCCGAACCCGGTGACCCGCATGGATCGGATCTTCTTGTTTCGGGAGGCGAGGATGTGGAACAATCCGGGCCATTGGAGGCCCTGCATTATATCGAGATCGATGACGTGGACGTGTTCTTCGCCGTCCAATGCTTGGAAAATGGCTTGGTTGGCTGTGAAGTGTGAGAATTTGACCAAGGGACTGATGGAGTTGTAGGATTGCAGAGCGGAGAAGATTTTCTGCGACTGAGTGAGGGTTCGAGTTTTGGAGCTGAGCGGCCAGTAGGTGCCGAGGTATGAGGTGATCACCCGAGCCTGGAGCGCGTGGGAGAAGTAGGCTCCGACGCGCTGCGGGGAAGAGCCGTAGGGAGACGAGAGCTCGGCGATTTCGGGAAGTAGATCGGCGGCCTCGTCGAGGTGCTCCAAGGCCACGCTCTCGGCGCACTGCAGCAGAAGCCCCAATAGTTTCAGGCCGATGGACTCACCCTCCTCTCTTTCGTCCACGGTCTTCTCGCCGGAGACCGACGCTTCGTTGGAGAAATTCATCCGCTTCGTCGTCGCGTCGTCCCCGGAGCTGTATTCGCGGTCCACGCGCTTCGACTTCATCGCAGAGCTATTGGAAGGGTTCGATATTGGGGACTGTGGAACCAAGCTCTGAAGCATGATCGATcagatagaaaagaaaatacagagagggagagagaatcaAAAGGCGAATAGATTTAGGGGGGAAAGGGACAAATAAAGGAGTGAAAGACAAGGGGAGTGAGTACGGAGAGTTAGCAGAGGGAGGGGGTGGTGGGAGTGTGCTGTGTCAGAGAGGGTTGGTGTTTGGGGAGAGGGAAAGTGAGAGAAAGTTGGAGGGTAGACAGAGTGACAGGAAAAAGGTTGAAAACTTTTTAGCAGAGGAAACGGGGAAGGGAGGGGTCTACGACTCTATCCTCTATCCTCCTCGGTAGGTACTCCGGCTTACAAGGGCGGGGGGTGGGCTGTCGTTTCGTTAAGTCAGTTTGTTCGtttctttgtttggttttttccGTTAACGAATAAATTAACGAAGGGACAGGGCCAGGGGGAGGAGGGgggataaaattattttcacgttcatgttaaattataacaaaaatccTTAAATTTGGGGTTGTTTGGATACGTGGGAAGTTGCTAttggatgaaaaaaataagagaagaaaagCTTGTGTTGTGTTTGACAATTTTTCCTGTGATTGGGATTATGATATCTATATCATATCATACTATAAAAATGTTGGTGACGGATTGTTATTTATGTGGTTGTAGGGGAACGGTCTAGAAGATGATAAAAAcgacaaaggaaaaaataaatgaaaaaaatgcagccttttatattattattattattatgatgaattattctcatcagttactattcactctcatatcttatatttataatttttttatagagtgtatgaatattttttataagatgtgaaattttttttataagatgtgaaatattaaatagttattaataaaaagaatttttctattattattattattgcaatATTGCTTAAAAATTGTAAGTAATGTTAAAACTAATGCACTTTGGTGGACACTTTACTTTTAAAGTTAACacgggttaaaaaaaaaaaaaaaaagatttaaggAAATTACCGAGAATGGATGTTTTTTCAcccatttgtttttgttttctagttTCTTAAAGTCAAACACCGAAAGTAGGTAAGGCAGAGCTGGAGGAGTCGGTTCCTAAAATCTTTCTTGTCTTAATTATCTGGCGTCAATCTTTTTACTTACAGGTTAGTGCTTGTTTGGGAGGTTGTACTTGCAACTCCAGCAACGATTTAAACTAGGAAGagaatatgtatatatgttactCCTTTTAAAACGTCCAATTTTAACTCTAGTTGTGTCTTTTGCAGCATTAAGCTTAGCCAAGCCAACCAAAGCTTCTCAATTCTCATTTGGGGAGTCTCACTGCCACAATTTCTGGTGTAATCTACCACCATATATATCTCTTCGTTTTCtcaattattctattatttataatgattttttctattcttatttATATTGTTCGTTTTGCTTGTTTTTCAAGGGCTCTAGAACTTTGATTTATTTATGCATTGAATGAGCTTCAAATTTGTCAAGACTTTCAAAACCTGATATAATTGATATTTGCATCATTCCATGGTTAATTCTCCATCCGTTATATCTCATGTCCACAACAGTGTAAACCCACAACAATCCGACATTTCTAAACCCAAACTAATAACCATATTGTTACTTCACATTAGGGTTGTCCCCAAAACCGATGCAAGCACACAACAATGTGATTTCGTATTACATCCAGAAACTATAGGATAAAAAGGGTTTAAGATCTGTAGAGAGCCTTTACAGGGATAGTCAAATTACAGAACTCATAGCTCAAATTACATGACGGGTCCAGATGATCGGTAGAAAGCCTTTATAGGGATAGTGTCATCCATCGCCTCACCCCGTAGCCATAGTAGCATCCTATGCAAACCATAATAGCATGGAAAATGTGGAAAATGCTACTCTTCCCGCtggtactttttattttatttttattatattttttacttaataattaagtaagtattttttaataatattataattttttttaaatatttaaaagtgttaaaaatacattaaaaaaatcataaaagaaaatcgCACAAAACAACTTGCGGGAGCTCCCAGCTGTGAGACTAGCACCGCCCTAATAGCATATCCTCACCCCATGTTCCAATCCTTACTTGCTTACCGAATCAAACTACCCATCAAGTGGAGCAGCACATTGGGAATCAATGTAGGACATGAAAAAAATACCGTTGGTCAAgaatatatcatatcatcttctGCACCGTCAATATGCAGGTGCAAAAGTCAAAACAAGTTATATAGTCTAAACCAAAATTAACTCTCCTTAACGTTTCTGTGCTAATTCATTAAAGAACTCATACAAGCTCACATTGGGaggcaaaaccaaaaaaatatatatatttaagccAAATTGTTAAAATCATAGACTAGAACGAAGTTCTATCATATGACCATGGCTTTAAAACCGTCTAAAAGAGAGTTggtgctgaaaaaaaaaaaaaaaaggatatatcCTTTGATTCCTAATTTTGCCAAACGAATTGATAGATCTCATGAGACCGACCAACATCTCAAAAACCAATCATGAGACCAATTGATCGATTCCATTCTACAACCTTTCTAGATCTACTGCAGAGAGAAAATTGAGAACCACACGAATCTGTTACCCAAGAACCTGATACATTGAAATTCTGATGCAACTTCTAAGATTTAAAAAACTTCTCACCCATGGAACCAACACATCCACCTAAAGGAAATAATAGTCGATAACAACTGAATAGCCTGAATGCGTTGAGCTATAACAAACCCACATATAAACTTATCATTAAGACCTTCACCAATTAATACTGGAAATTTATACTCACTAACGAATCATAAAACAAGATATTAACACATGTTGCAACAAGCACCAT harbors:
- the LOC121250450 gene encoding scarecrow-like protein 23 codes for the protein MLQSLVPQSPISNPSNSSAMKSKRVDREYSSGDDATTKRMNFSNEASVSGEKTVDEREEGESIGLKLLGLLLQCAESVALEHLDEAADLLPEIAELSSPYGSSPQRVGAYFSHALQARVITSYLGTYWPLSSKTRTLTQSQKIFSALQSYNSISPLVKFSHFTANQAIFQALDGEEHVHVIDLDIMQGLQWPGLFHILASRNKKIRSMRVTGFGSSSDLLESTGKRLGDFASSLGLPFEFHPFEGKIGNVKDLSQLGVRPNEAIVVHWMQHCLYDITGSDLGTLKVLALLRPKLITIVEQDLSHGGGFLARFVEALHYYSALFDALGDGLGEDNLERHMVEQQLFGCEIRNIMAVGGPKRTGEEKVERWGEELRRVGFQPISLGGNPAAQASLLLGMFPWKGYTLVEDNGCLKLGWKDLSLLTASAWQPSN